A DNA window from bacterium contains the following coding sequences:
- the yedF gene encoding sulfurtransferase-like selenium metabolism protein YedF, whose protein sequence is MSGSVILIAGESLGRGDDELGEALLLSALRSLPQAAGGPPSHLLFMNAGVKLCCEGSGCLPELRVLRDAGAELLCCGTCLDWFELREKLAVGRVSNMVEILGVQNAAARVIRL, encoded by the coding sequence ATGTCCGGGAGCGTGATCCTGATCGCCGGCGAGAGCCTGGGCCGCGGCGACGACGAGCTGGGCGAGGCGCTGCTGCTGTCCGCGCTGCGCAGCCTGCCGCAGGCCGCGGGCGGCCCGCCGTCCCACCTGCTGTTCATGAACGCCGGCGTGAAGCTGTGCTGCGAGGGGTCGGGGTGCCTGCCCGAGCTGCGCGTGCTGCGGGACGCCGGCGCAGAGCTGCTCTGCTGCGGCACCTGCCTCGACTGGTTCGAACTGAGGGAGAAGCTCGCTGTCGGCCGGGTCTCGAACATGGTCGAGATCCTCGGCGTGCAGAACGCGGCCGCGCGGGTGATCCGCCTCTAG